The proteins below come from a single Afipia felis ATCC 53690 genomic window:
- a CDS encoding flagellar hook-basal body complex protein has product MGIFGALTTSVAGLRTQSYALENISGNIANSQTTAFKRIDTSFLDLIPDTGSNAQLSGSVSASSRETNTVQGDVQAASVATYMAINGDGFFAVQKPGSFTDNNPVFDGVDRFTRRGDFTLDKNGYLVNGAGYYLEGIPIDPTTGNLTGSVPQVLKFGNDFLPAQPTTTVTYRANLASYPLTTKHDTSVPGSELLNVGDFTSNPLIVGTPAQPYVNGSKSGSAQNSKVTTPAPAQITSATTLSGAADTDSIGVDFAVGNTITINGTQTITFVAAGTDTTGNPNQIAIDDTIGSLLSKIDTLNGNTNPATASSVSNGIVTLNTGLANNLSITSSNGAAFATLGFPTSTVTATRSGGGTAGTGTVIGSDSQNFIDESVSGGATTAYDVSGSPVSLQLRWAKTDSASLGAGHTDVWNLFYQTDPNATGSDVAWKNVGVNFTFGPNGQMNPAVPSVTLTNATIGGIVLGDVTMNFGATGLTQFADANGNVQVNQIQNDGFPAGQLQTVSISNNGRVVGNYSNGRNIDLAAITLATFNGPNFLKRVDGGAFEVTDESGQALYGKGGTIVGSSLEGSNTDIADEFTKLIVTQQAYSANTKVITTSNQMVQDLLNVLR; this is encoded by the coding sequence TTTCGGCGCTCTCACCACCTCCGTCGCAGGCTTGCGCACCCAGTCCTATGCCCTGGAGAACATCTCCGGCAACATTGCGAACTCGCAGACCACCGCTTTCAAGCGCATCGATACGAGCTTCCTCGACCTCATCCCCGATACCGGATCGAACGCGCAGCTTTCGGGCAGCGTGAGCGCGAGCTCGCGCGAAACCAACACGGTGCAGGGCGACGTACAGGCCGCGTCGGTCGCGACCTACATGGCGATCAACGGTGATGGCTTCTTTGCTGTGCAGAAGCCCGGCAGCTTCACCGACAACAACCCGGTTTTCGACGGCGTCGATCGCTTTACCCGCCGCGGCGACTTTACGCTCGACAAGAACGGCTACCTCGTCAACGGCGCGGGCTACTACCTCGAGGGCATTCCGATCGACCCGACCACCGGCAACCTCACCGGCAGCGTGCCGCAGGTGCTGAAGTTCGGCAACGACTTCCTGCCCGCGCAGCCGACCACGACCGTGACCTATCGCGCCAACCTCGCGAGCTATCCGCTGACGACCAAGCACGACACGTCGGTGCCGGGCTCCGAACTGTTGAATGTCGGCGACTTCACTTCGAACCCGCTGATCGTTGGCACGCCGGCGCAGCCTTATGTGAACGGTTCGAAGAGCGGCTCAGCTCAGAACAGCAAGGTGACCACACCCGCGCCTGCGCAGATTACGTCAGCCACAACGCTTTCGGGCGCGGCTGATACCGACTCGATCGGCGTCGATTTCGCGGTCGGCAACACCATCACCATCAATGGCACCCAGACTATCACGTTCGTCGCAGCCGGCACCGACACGACCGGCAATCCGAACCAGATTGCAATCGATGACACGATCGGTAGCCTGCTCTCCAAGATCGACACGCTGAACGGCAATACCAACCCAGCCACCGCGTCGTCGGTGAGCAACGGTATCGTTACTCTGAACACGGGCCTTGCCAACAATCTGTCGATTACCAGCAGCAATGGCGCGGCCTTTGCCACGTTGGGCTTCCCGACGTCGACGGTGACAGCCACTCGCAGCGGCGGCGGCACCGCGGGCACCGGTACGGTGATCGGCTCGGACTCGCAGAACTTCATTGACGAGTCGGTGTCAGGCGGCGCGACCACCGCCTACGACGTCTCCGGCTCACCGGTCAGCCTGCAGTTGCGCTGGGCGAAGACCGACAGTGCAAGCCTCGGCGCTGGCCACACCGACGTCTGGAACCTGTTCTATCAGACCGATCCGAATGCAACGGGCAGCGATGTTGCCTGGAAGAACGTCGGCGTGAATTTCACCTTCGGACCGAACGGCCAGATGAATCCGGCGGTGCCTTCGGTGACGCTGACCAACGCCACCATCGGCGGCATCGTGCTCGGCGACGTAACGATGAATTTTGGCGCGACCGGCCTCACGCAGTTCGCGGACGCTAATGGCAATGTGCAGGTCAACCAGATCCAGAACGACGGTTTCCCCGCCGGTCAGTTGCAGACGGTGTCGATCTCCAACAATGGCCGCGTCGTCGGCAACTATTCCAACGGCCGCAACATCGACCTCGCGGCGATCACGCTTGCGACCTTCAACGGCCCGAACTTCCTCAAGCGCGTCGATGGCGGCGCGTTCGAGGTGACCGATGAGTCCGGCCAGGCGCTGTACGGCAAGGGCGGCACCATCGTCGGCTCCTCGCTGGAAGGCTCCAACACCGACATCGCCGACGAGTTTACCAAGCTGATCGTTACGCAGCAGGCTTATTCCGCGAACACCAAGGTCATCACCACGTCGAACCAGATGGTTCAGGATCTCCTGAACGTTCTGCGCTAG
- the flgK gene encoding flagellar hook-associated protein FlgK produces MGLTQALATAMSGLRANQAALTLVSSNVANVETPGYVRKSVNQVQTTTGTGSAGVTVTGVNRELDVYVQKQVLTETSGASYASTLANALQRLQGIYGDPSSDTTLEAAFNQLTAALQALSTTSDSPAARTTAVNAAQSLAQMLNSASAGIQSLRADAESSIKSSVDAANNAMKQIATINNQLLGTTGDDAAAASLLDQRDQYVAQLSQLMDIRVITNDRNQVTVFTNSGVQLVGSEAATISFDAQGTVTPNTTWNSDPSKSTLGTLTLTFPHGGDIDLIATNSIRSGSLAANLQLRDQTLVQAQAQIDQLAASMASALSDKVTSGTKADGPPANFSLDLTGLQNGNNVQFTYTDSANKTHTVTLVQVNDPSVLPLKNSATNDPNDEVFGVDFSQGVGAVISQLNGMFGGAGLQFSNPTGETLQISGDAGGNAVVNSATSTITMTNLTSGNPELPLFVDNGVPYTGAITATGSQQMGLAGRISVNNLLLADPSRMIIYGAGTQSGDTTRSDFILSKLTQSSYYVSPQTGIGSSSTPFKGTMLSFLQQFTTMQGQAAASAQQLADGQNVVLSTLQNKLNSSSGVNIDEEMAHLLALQNAYSANARVMSTVKDMFDSLLQSM; encoded by the coding sequence ATGGGTCTGACACAAGCTCTTGCTACCGCGATGTCCGGTCTGCGTGCAAACCAGGCCGCGCTCACGCTCGTTTCTTCGAACGTCGCCAACGTTGAGACGCCGGGTTACGTTCGCAAAAGCGTCAATCAGGTTCAGACGACGACGGGCACGGGCAGTGCCGGTGTCACCGTCACCGGCGTCAACCGCGAACTGGATGTTTATGTCCAGAAGCAGGTTCTGACCGAGACCTCGGGTGCCTCTTACGCGAGCACGCTCGCGAACGCCTTGCAGCGGTTGCAGGGCATCTATGGTGACCCGAGTTCGGACACGACGCTGGAGGCGGCGTTCAACCAGTTGACGGCGGCGCTGCAGGCGCTGTCCACCACGTCGGATTCGCCGGCCGCGCGCACGACGGCGGTGAACGCGGCGCAGTCGCTCGCGCAGATGCTGAACTCGGCCTCTGCGGGCATCCAGTCGCTGCGTGCAGACGCCGAGTCTTCGATCAAGAGCTCGGTCGATGCTGCGAACAACGCGATGAAACAGATCGCGACCATCAACAACCAGTTACTGGGCACGACCGGCGATGATGCGGCTGCGGCCTCGCTGCTCGACCAGCGCGATCAGTACGTCGCGCAATTGTCGCAGTTGATGGATATCCGCGTCATCACCAACGATCGCAATCAGGTCACGGTGTTTACCAATTCCGGCGTGCAACTCGTCGGCAGCGAAGCTGCGACGATTTCCTTCGATGCGCAAGGCACGGTAACGCCGAATACGACCTGGAACTCCGACCCATCGAAAAGCACACTCGGTACGCTGACGCTGACGTTCCCTCATGGCGGCGATATTGATCTGATTGCGACCAACTCGATTCGCTCCGGTTCGCTCGCGGCCAATCTTCAATTGCGCGACCAGACGCTGGTGCAGGCGCAGGCGCAGATCGACCAGCTGGCCGCTTCGATGGCGAGTGCGCTGTCGGACAAGGTCACGTCCGGTACCAAGGCCGATGGTCCGCCGGCCAACTTCTCGCTCGATCTGACCGGACTGCAGAATGGCAATAACGTCCAGTTCACCTATACGGATTCGGCGAACAAGACCCACACCGTCACACTGGTGCAGGTCAACGACCCGTCAGTGCTGCCGCTGAAGAACAGCGCCACCAATGATCCCAACGACGAGGTTTTCGGCGTCGATTTTTCCCAAGGCGTGGGTGCCGTCATCTCGCAACTGAACGGCATGTTCGGCGGTGCCGGATTGCAGTTCTCGAATCCCACCGGTGAGACGCTGCAGATCAGCGGCGACGCAGGTGGAAATGCGGTGGTCAATTCGGCGACGTCGACGATCACTATGACGAATCTGACGAGCGGCAATCCGGAGTTGCCTTTATTCGTCGACAACGGCGTACCTTACACCGGCGCGATCACCGCGACTGGCTCGCAGCAGATGGGTCTCGCGGGGCGGATCAGCGTCAACAACCTTCTGCTCGCCGATCCGTCACGGATGATTATCTACGGCGCGGGGACGCAGTCGGGCGACACCACGCGCTCGGATTTCATTCTCTCCAAATTGACCCAGAGCTCGTACTACGTGTCGCCGCAGACCGGGATCGGTTCGAGCTCGACGCCGTTCAAAGGCACGATGCTGAGCTTCCTGCAGCAGTTCACCACGATGCAGGGACAGGCGGCTGCTTCCGCGCAGCAACTCGCCGACGGCCAGAACGTCGTGCTCTCGACGCTGCAGAACAAGCTGAACTCGTCGTCCGGCGTGAATATCGACGAAGAGATGGCGCATCTGCTGGCGCTACAGAATGCCTATTCGGCGAATGCCCGCGTCATGTCCACGGTGAAGGACATGTTCGACTCGCTGCTGCAATCGATGTGA
- the flbT gene encoding flagellar biosynthesis repressor FlbT, which produces MALKVELKPHEKIIIGSCVITNTEQRAKILIEGDRIPILREKDILTPATADTPAKLLYLAVQLMYITQDPQKHHAVYFDLVRDLLAAMPSSIPAIQEINNHILSGDYYKALKESRKLIAHEAELLDQARRNASASSLQGVA; this is translated from the coding sequence ATGGCCTTGAAAGTCGAGCTCAAGCCGCACGAGAAAATCATCATCGGCTCGTGCGTGATCACCAATACCGAGCAGCGCGCCAAAATCCTGATCGAGGGCGATCGCATCCCGATCCTGCGCGAGAAGGACATTCTTACGCCCGCCACCGCCGATACGCCGGCTAAGCTGCTCTATCTGGCGGTACAGTTGATGTACATCACCCAGGATCCGCAGAAACATCACGCGGTCTATTTTGATCTGGTGCGCGACCTTCTGGCCGCGATGCCGAGTTCGATACCGGCGATCCAGGAGATCAATAACCACATCTTAAGCGGCGATTATTACAAGGCGCTCAAGGAATCGCGGAAGCTGATCGCTCACGAGGCAGAGCTTCTCGACCAGGCCCGCCGCAACGCTTCGGCTTCGTCACTTCAAGGCGTCGCCTGA